The Ooceraea biroi isolate clonal line C1 chromosome 1, Obir_v5.4, whole genome shotgun sequence genome has a window encoding:
- the LOC105280395 gene encoding uncharacterized protein LOC105280395 isoform X1 produces MHIWIHKPAGRYYGFAGRRYPPAPVPKTRSNRCRRCSERRQMVTSVHRIQGLGGNFATGNASSAGPSNSRRNVIRSTASVRSHNSNNNNNNNENRHHGSSSLNAAQLAQLNNIPNNVTDVSNNQLILSNATSTNSSNRGCQFLGFSEFSDADLAGYRLRCGIWITFILVTTFVAIAKFYFGYRSNQSLLVCARQQEPGPELFVFCGLLTLLLLGCLYSIFCNGQERLRDSQNHQDDGDRSEHSARMQEDHIVALTSASSVSESVVGRAAATVPTTTVRQNPPPPPYHIAILIPPPPPTSSDEAPPPSYDKIMR; encoded by the exons ATGCACATCTGGATTCACAAACCGGCGGGCAGGTATTACGGCTTCGCCGGCCGCCGGTACCCTCCCGCGCCTGTGCCCAAAACACGGTCTA ACCGATGTCGGCGCTGCAGTGAACGCAGGCAGATGGTGACGTCGGTGCACCGAATCCAGGGCCTCGGAGGTAATTTTGCAACCGGAAACGCGTCGTCAGCTGGACCTAGTAATTCCCGCCGGAACGTCATCCGATCGACGGCATCCGTACGGAGCCACAatagcaacaacaacaacaataacaacGAGAATCGTCATCATGGCTCGTCGTCGCTCAACGCAGCCCAGCTCGCCCAGCTGAACAACATCCCCaa CAATGTCACAGACGTTAGCAACAACCAGTTGATTCTGTCTAACGCGACCAGCACAAACAGCAGCAACAGGGGCTGCCAGTTTTTGGGGTTTTCCGAGTTCAGCGACGCTGACCTAGCCGGCTACCGATTGCGTTGCGGCATCTGGATCACTTTCATATTAGTAACGACCTTTGTGGCGATCGCCAAATTCTACTTCGGTTATCGG TCTAATCAGTCCCTGCTTGTCTGCGCGCGCCAACAGGAGCCGGGTCCGGAGTTGTTCGTGTTCTGTGGACTGCTGACGCTGCTGCTACTGGGCTGCCTGTACTCGATCTTCTGCAACGGACAGGAGAGACTACGTGACAGCCAAAACCATCAGGACGATGGTGATCGGTCAGAGCACAGTGCTCGCATGCAGGAAGACCACATTGTTGCTCTAACGAGCGCATCCAGTGTCAGTGAGAGTGTCGTCGGCAGAGCGGCGGCGACAGTGCCAACGACAACGGTGAGACAGAACCCGCCGCCACCTCCTTATCACATCGCTATCCTGataccgccaccgccgcccaCGTCCTCGGACGAGGCGCCGCCACCTTCCTACGACAAGATCATGCGATGA
- the LOC105280395 gene encoding uncharacterized protein LOC105280395 isoform X2: MHIWIHKPAGRYYGFAGRRYPPAPVPKTRSNRCRRCSERRQMVTSVHRIQGLGGNFATGNASSAGPSNSRRNVIRSTASVRSHNSNNNNNNNENRHHGSSSLNAAQLAQLNNIPNNVTDVSNNQLILSNATSTNSSNRGCQFLGFSEFSDADLAGYRLRCGIWITFILVTTFVAIAKFYFGYREPGPELFVFCGLLTLLLLGCLYSIFCNGQERLRDSQNHQDDGDRSEHSARMQEDHIVALTSASSVSESVVGRAAATVPTTTVRQNPPPPPYHIAILIPPPPPTSSDEAPPPSYDKIMR, from the exons ATGCACATCTGGATTCACAAACCGGCGGGCAGGTATTACGGCTTCGCCGGCCGCCGGTACCCTCCCGCGCCTGTGCCCAAAACACGGTCTA ACCGATGTCGGCGCTGCAGTGAACGCAGGCAGATGGTGACGTCGGTGCACCGAATCCAGGGCCTCGGAGGTAATTTTGCAACCGGAAACGCGTCGTCAGCTGGACCTAGTAATTCCCGCCGGAACGTCATCCGATCGACGGCATCCGTACGGAGCCACAatagcaacaacaacaacaataacaacGAGAATCGTCATCATGGCTCGTCGTCGCTCAACGCAGCCCAGCTCGCCCAGCTGAACAACATCCCCaa CAATGTCACAGACGTTAGCAACAACCAGTTGATTCTGTCTAACGCGACCAGCACAAACAGCAGCAACAGGGGCTGCCAGTTTTTGGGGTTTTCCGAGTTCAGCGACGCTGACCTAGCCGGCTACCGATTGCGTTGCGGCATCTGGATCACTTTCATATTAGTAACGACCTTTGTGGCGATCGCCAAATTCTACTTCGGTTATCGG GAGCCGGGTCCGGAGTTGTTCGTGTTCTGTGGACTGCTGACGCTGCTGCTACTGGGCTGCCTGTACTCGATCTTCTGCAACGGACAGGAGAGACTACGTGACAGCCAAAACCATCAGGACGATGGTGATCGGTCAGAGCACAGTGCTCGCATGCAGGAAGACCACATTGTTGCTCTAACGAGCGCATCCAGTGTCAGTGAGAGTGTCGTCGGCAGAGCGGCGGCGACAGTGCCAACGACAACGGTGAGACAGAACCCGCCGCCACCTCCTTATCACATCGCTATCCTGataccgccaccgccgcccaCGTCCTCGGACGAGGCGCCGCCACCTTCCTACGACAAGATCATGCGATGA
- the LOC105280394 gene encoding protein HID1 produces the protein MGNADTKLNFRKAVVQLTSKTQVIDATDDTFWDQFWSENVTNVQDIFTLIPAPEIRVLREEAPSNLATLCYKAVEKLVKAVDSSCRTQREHQTVLNCCRLLTRLLPYIFEDPDWKGFFWSSLPGKDDEESLPLAHSLLNAICDLLFCPDFTVAANRKSGPDKADELQSIDSCEYIWEAGVGFAYSPPRYPILDSNRTELLKLLLTCFSETMYNPPMDLSITPNRWIQHLASSENRHALPMFTSLLNTVCAYDPVGYGVPYNHLLFTDSLEPLVDVALQILIVTLDHDTTGGAPLEEGAVGDNLFINYLSRIHRDEDFQFVLKGITRLLNNPLMQTYLPNSTKKVHFHQELLVFFWKMCDYNKKFLYYVLKSSDVLEVLVPILYHLNDSRADQSRVGLMHIGVFILLLLSGERNFGVRLNKPYTATVPMDIPVFTGTHADLLVTVFHKIITTGHQRLQPLFDCLLTILVNVSPYLKTLSMVASTKLLHLLEAFSTPWFLFSAPTNHHLVFFLLEIFNNIIQYQFDGNSNLVYTIIRKRQVFHALANLPSDCNTIVKSLSKRQRRHVPASTSNENVSEAAMEGSHPAQPAEPGTLKASLLETPGIEKMTEKESAHPLSPSASVDIGNSISNRSESKTDIREESMSATKNSVVPKGGIRVAEQASSNSVTNVNQWVPSSEWVYQWKSKLPLQTIMRLLQVLVPQVEKICIDKGLTDESEILKFLQHGTLVGLLPVPHPILIRRYQANAGTTAWFRTYMWGVIYLRNVEPPIWYDTDVKLFEIQRV, from the exons ATGGGCAATGCTGACACAAAGTTGAACTTCCGAAAGGCGGTGGTGCAATTAACGTCGAAGACTCAG GTGATCGATGCAACAGACGACACCTTTTGGGATCAATTCTGGTCTGAGAACGTGACCAATGTTCAGGACATCTTCACTCTGATTCCGGCTCCGGAGATTCGTGTGCTGAGAGAAGAGGCACCTTCCAATCTGGCCACATTATGTTACAAAGCGGTCGAGAAGTTAGTCAAGGCTGTAGACAGTAGCTGTAGAACTCAACGAGAGCATCAAACCGTTTTGAACTGCTGTCGCTTATTGACACGCTTGTTACCTTATATATTTGAAGATCCTGACTGGAAGGGTTTCTTCTGGTCCAGTTTACCTGGCAAAGACGATGAAGAGAGCTTGCCACTGGCTCATTCTCTGTTAAATGCAATTTGT gaTCTGTTGTTCTGTCCTGACTTTACGGTAGCTGCAAACAGGAAGTCAGGCCCG GACAAAGCCGATGAGTTACAATCGATAGACAGTTGCGAGTACATCTGGGAAGCAGGAGTAGGTTTCGCGTACTCGCCACCCAGGTATCCTATTCTGGACTCGAATCGTACGGAATTGCTGAAGCTCCTACTGACATGCTTCAGTGAAACTATGTACAATCCGCCGATGGACTTGTCAATCACGCCGAACAGATGGATTCAGCATTTGGCCAGCAGCGAGAAcag ACACGCTTTGCCCATGTTCACGTCGCTGCTGAACACTGTGTGCGCGTATGATCCCGTGGGCTATGGGGTGCCGTACAATCATTTGTTGTTCACCGATTCGTTGGAGCCATTGGTTGACGTTGCGCTGCAAATCCTAATCGTAACTTTGGATCATGACACCACTGGCGGAGCGCCGTTGGAAGAGGGCGCAGTCGGAGATAATTTGTTCATTAATTATCTAAGTCGAATTCATCGTGATGAAG ATTTCCAGTTTGTCCTAAAGGGTATCACCAGACTGTTGAATAATCCGTTGATGCAGACGTATCTGCCGAATTCGACCAAGAAAGTGCATTTTCATCAGGAATTGCTGGTTTTCTTCTGGAAAATGTGCGATTATAACAAAAAGTTCTTGTATTACGTACTAAAGAGTTCGGATGTTCTTGAAGTGCTTGTACCGATTCTTTATCACTTGAACGACTCACGTGCTGatcaat cacGAGTGGGTTTAATGCACATTGGTGTATTTATATTGCTTCTCTTGAGTGGAGAACGCAATTTTGGAGTGAGGTTAAACAAACCATACACAGCCACAGTGCCTATGGATATCCCCGTTTTTACAG GAACACACGCCGATCTCTTAGTCACTGTATTCCACAAAATAATTACGACTGGCCATCAGAGACTGCAACCGTTGTTTGACTGTCTGTTAACGATTCTAGTCAATGTTTCACCGTACCTTAAAACATTATCTATGGTAGCCAGCACAAAGCTGTTGCATTTACTGGAGGCATTTAGTACACCGTGGTTCCTCTTCTCAGCGCCTACCAATCACCACTTGGTGTTTTTCCTGCTTGagatatttaacaatattattcag TACCAGTTTGATGGTAACAGTAACTTGGTCTACACTATAATACGCAAGCGGCAGGTGTTCCACGCGCTTGCAAATCTACCTAGCGATTGCAACACGATCGTGAAATCTCTCAGCAAGAGGCAACGTCGGCATGTACCCGCCAGCACGTCAAACGAGAATGTCAGCGAGGCTGCGATGGAGGGATCGCATCCTGCACAACCCGCCGAACCTGGTACTCTGAAGGCCTCCTTGTTGGAAACTCCTG GTATCGAGAAGATGACGGAGAAGGAATCAGCGCATCCATTGAGCCCATCGGCAAGCGTCGATATTGGCAATTCAATTAGCAATCGATCAGAAAGTAAGACGGACATCAGAGAGGAGTCGATGAGTGCGACCAAAAATTCTGTGGTGCCG AAGGGTGGCATACGCGTGGCCGAGCAagcaagctctaatagtgtcaCCAATGTGAACCAGTGGGTACCGTCCAGCGAATGGGTGTACCAGTGGAAGAGCAAGCTTCCGCTGCAGACCATCATGCGATTGCTTCAAGTACTTGTGCCACAAGTTGAGAAAATCTGCATCGACAA GGGACTGACAGATGAGAGTGAGATCTTGAAGTTCTTGCAACACGGCACCCTGGTTGGCCTACTGCCGGTGCCGCATCCTATCCTCATCAGAAGATATCAGGCTAATGCTGGCACAACCGCGTGGTTCCGCACATACATGTGGGGTGTTATTTATCTGAGGAACGTCGAACCGCCCATATGGTACGACACCGATGTCAAGCTATTCGAAATCCAGAGAGTTTAG